A region of Streptomyces cinnamoneus DNA encodes the following proteins:
- a CDS encoding SRPBCC domain-containing protein, whose translation MEIPSPYGASESTGDTHTLRYELSIPYPVDEVWAAVATPEGLPSWLAVAEPFEQREGGAITLRWQNTDPQGHATVAPGRVTAWDPPRLVEYTVDIHGRVRFELEPGPLGVGGTLLHFTNELAGTDDVRLDCLAGWHHHFEYLLQALGGHPADWSQWTLDRWRELRGRYERGDTS comes from the coding sequence ATGGAGATCCCCTCCCCCTACGGCGCGTCCGAGTCCACGGGCGACACCCACACCCTGCGCTACGAGCTGTCGATCCCCTACCCCGTCGACGAGGTGTGGGCCGCGGTGGCCACGCCCGAGGGGCTGCCGTCCTGGCTGGCCGTGGCCGAGCCGTTCGAGCAGCGCGAGGGCGGGGCCATCACGCTGCGGTGGCAGAACACCGACCCACAGGGCCACGCCACGGTGGCTCCCGGGCGGGTGACCGCCTGGGATCCGCCGCGGCTCGTGGAGTACACGGTCGACATCCACGGGCGCGTCCGCTTCGAGCTGGAGCCGGGGCCGCTGGGGGTCGGCGGGACGCTGCTGCACTTCACCAACGAGCTCGCCGGGACCGACGACGTGCGCCTGGACTGCCTGGCGGGCTGGCACCACCACTTCGAGTACCTGCTCCAGGCGCTCGGCGGGCATCCCGCGGACTGGTCGCAGTGGACGCTGGACCGCTGGCGGGAACTGCGAGGGCGCTACGAGCGCGGCGACACGTCCTGA
- a CDS encoding Uma2 family endonuclease: MAAVRDSAELDRMFDDLEHLNLPADYRVEIIEGEIIMNPQRKVHSKIIQLLTMALTDALGRKANILWDVRVDFPGYLNGFAPDVALVKDGAEEDEAGNHDYRDVEFVAEVVSRGSRRADYEAKLNVYAVAGVPTYLIADPKSGLVHVHHDPREGKYTDEVVYTFGSTFTLPYPEVTIDTSDWPRDHRASRT; this comes from the coding sequence GAATCTGCCTGCGGACTACCGGGTGGAGATCATCGAGGGGGAGATCATCATGAATCCCCAGCGCAAGGTCCATTCGAAGATCATCCAGCTGCTGACCATGGCGTTGACGGACGCGCTCGGCCGGAAAGCGAACATCCTCTGGGACGTACGCGTCGATTTTCCCGGCTATCTCAATGGCTTCGCGCCGGATGTGGCGCTGGTGAAGGACGGCGCTGAAGAGGACGAGGCGGGTAACCACGATTACCGCGATGTCGAGTTCGTGGCCGAGGTCGTCTCCCGCGGCAGTCGGCGCGCGGACTACGAGGCCAAGCTGAACGTCTACGCCGTCGCCGGGGTGCCCACCTACCTCATCGCCGACCCGAAGTCCGGGCTTGTGCACGTCCACCACGATCCGCGTGAAGGAAAGTACACCGACGAGGTCGTCTACACCTTCGGGTCCACGTTCACCCTGCCGTACCCGGAGGTCACCATCGACACGTCCGACTGGCCCCGCGACCACCGCGCGAGCCGCACCTGA